The following is a genomic window from Nitrospira sp..
ACCGCGGGAATCACGGCTGCAACCAACACCAGGAGGCCCCCGATCCAGACTGCGAGGGCGAGCAACTCGCACGTGATACAGGCGATCAATCCGTATCGCACCGTGCCGTCTCCGCGTTCAGCCCCGCTGATCGAGCTGCGCGAGCTCGAACACCACCCGGCCGGAGACGATCGTGGTCGTCACGCGTCCCTTCACCTTCCAACCGGCGAACGGCGTATTGCGACTCTTGGAGCGAAACCGTGAGGGATCGACTTCCCATTGCGCTTGTGGATCGACGATGGTCAGGTCGGCCGGAGCGCCGACCGCCAAGGTCCCGGCATTGAGGCTGAAGGCCTTCGCCGGTGCCGTCGCCAGTTTCTCCACCGCCGATTCAATGGTGAGCACGCCCTCCTCGACCAAGGCCAGTGTCAGCGACAAGGCCGTCTCCAAGCCGACGATGCCGAACGGTGCCTCGGTAAATTCCTGCTGCTTTTCCTGTGAGGCATGCGGGGCATGATCCGTCGCAATGACGTCGATGGTCCCGTCACGGAGCCCTTCCTTGATCGCCTGCACGTCCTGCCAGGTTCTCAGCGGAGGATTCATTTTCGCATGGGTATTGTAGCCGCGCGTGAGTTCCTCCGTGAGGGTAAAGTGATGGGGGCAGGCCTCGGCCGTGACCTTGAGGCCGCGCGATTTCGCCTCCCGTACCATGCGCACCGAACCGACGGTACTGATGTGGGCGAGATGCAGCCGGGCGCCGGTGAGTTCCGCCAGGGAGACATTGCGCGCCACCATCACATCCTCCGCGGCGGAGGGAATGCCGGGCAGTCCGAGTTCGGTCGAGACCAACCCTTCGTTCATACAGCCGCCTTCGGACAGGTGCAAGTCCTCGCAATGGTCGACGACCGGCATGTCGAAGGCCCGGGCATATTCCATCGCGCGACGCATGACGAGACTGTTCATGACCGGGCGCCCGTCATCCGAGATCGCGACGCAACCGGCGCGGCGCAGGTCTCCGATTTCCGCCAGTTCCTTCCCTTCCGACCCCTTGGTGATGGCGCCGATCGGGTAGAGATGGGCGTTGTCGGCGGCTTTCGCACGGTCCAGCATGAATTCGGTGATCGACTGATTGTCGTTCACAGGGTTGGTATTGGGCATGGCGCAGACGGAGGTGAACCCGCCTGCGACGGCGGCTGCGGTCCCGGACTGAATGGTTTCTTTATACTCGAATCCCGGCTCGCGAAAATGCACGTGGAGATCGACGAAGCCCGGCAGGACCAGCCGCCCCGCCGCTTGAATCACCGTTGTGCCCGCCGGTGCTTTCAACGCCGGCACCACCGCCGAAATCTTTCCGTTCTCGACCAAGACATCCGCGACACCGTTGAAGCGTCCGGGATCGATCACAAGCCCGCCCTGAATCAGAATCGCCACGCGTGCCCCCAAGTTAAACGGCGAAAGTAGAAAGGAGAGTGGTTATTTTCAACTGCGTACCGTTCATTTTCCTATGCCCCCGTCCCGGACATGAGATAGAGGATGCCCATCCGTACCGCGACGCCGTTGGCCACCTGATCAAGAATGACCGAAGAGAGACTGTCCGCCACGTCCGGTGCGATTTCGACGCCGCGATTGATGGGGCCCGGATGCATGACGATGGCGCCGGGCTCGGCCAGTTTGACCCGCTCGTTCGTCAATCCATACTGCTGCGCGTATTCGCGGATCGTCGGAAACAGGGCGCGGCCTTGTCGCTCGAGTTGAAGCCGCAGCATCATGATCACATGAACGCCTCTGAGGGCTTCATCCAGATTGTAATAGACCTTCACGCCGAGCCGGTCGATGTGCAGGGGAATCATCGTCGGAGGCCCGACGACCCGTACCTCCGCTCCGAGCTTCGTGAGGGCATAAATATTGGAGCGCGCCACGCGGCTGTGGGCCACATCCCCGACGATGGCCACTCGCAACCCGGCAAAATCCATCCCACGGCCGCGGATGGTGTAGAGGTCCAGCAAAGCCTGCGTCGGATGTTCGTGCCAGCCGTCTCCGGCATTGATCACGGAGGCCTTAACGCCTCGCGCCAGAGTTTCCGCCGCGCCGGCCGAGGAATGTCGCAGCACGATGATGTCCGCCTGCATGGCTTCGATATTGCGGGCCGTGTCGAGCAACGTTTCCCCTTTCACCACGCTGCTGGAAGAAGGCGAAAAGTTGATCACATCGGCGCTCAATCGCTTCGCCGCCAGTTCGAAAGAGGTGCGCGTCCTCGTGCTCGGCTCGAAGAAGAGGTTCACCACGGTCTTTCCCCGCAGGGCCGGCACCTTCTTGATCTCGCGTCCGGACACTTCCTTGAAGGAATCCGCTGTGTCCAGGATCAACCGGATGTCGTCCGCCGACAACAGGGTCAAACTGAGCAGGTCTTTTCGCTTGAGCCCCACGACAAGGTCTCCGGTTACGCCTTGAGAATCACTACGCGGTCCTCTTCTCCGTTCTCTTCCAGAGAGACGTGAATGGCTTCGTCGCGCGAGGTGGGAATGTTCTTGCCGATGTAGTTGGCCTTGATCGGCAGCTGCCGATGACCTCGATCGACCAGCACCGCCAACTGAATTTCCGCCGGGCGTCCCAGGTCGATCAGGCCGTCCATCGCGGCGCGGATGGTCCGGCCGGTGAAGAGTACATCGTCCACCAATACCACCTTGAGGTCGGAAATCTTGAACGGCACGGAGGTTTTTCGGAGGATGGGTTGGTCCTTCCGCAATGAAAGGTCGTCCCGGTACAGGGTGATATCCAATTCTCCGATCGGGATCTGTGTGCCCTCGATTTCGTGGATACGACGCACCAGCCGGTGAGCCAAATGCACGCCGCCCGTTCGGATTCCGACCAAGGCGAGGTCCTTGGTGCCCTTGTTGCGTTCCAGAACTTCATGGGCGATGCGTGTCAGCGCGCGCGCGATATCGCCGGCGTCCATCACGACTCGTTCCTGCCTGGTGCCCGTCTCGCTTTCGATCGTCATGGATGGCCCGCCTGTAGACATAAAAAAACCTTCCCACCGATTCGGATGAGAAGGTCTCGACTGCCCGACGGCTTGATGCCGTACATCATCATACGTCTCCTTGCCCACCTCACAGGATGAGCATTAAAGGCCGTCGGATCTTAACGAGTCGCTCTCGTCGTGTCAAGAATCCTGCGCCGGTCGTTGAGGGACAGGCACTCAACCCTTCATTGACTCCCTGCATGTCATTTGTTAGCTTCGTGACATTGAAGGCCGATCTGTCCCTATCATCGTTCCCACGACTTATCCGTTCCGATCGTGAAAGGATCGCGCATGACTTCGTCTACTGTTGCAGCCACGCCTGAACTCCTGACCGTCCTGGCCAATAAAGCCACACAACTTCGTATCGACAGCGTCAAGGCGACGAGCGAGGCCGGGAGCGGCCATCCGTCAAGCTGTTGTTCGGCAGCGGACATTGCCGCGGTGTTGTTTTTTTCAGTGATGCGGTATGACCCGAAGAATCCCAAGTTGCCCAACAGCGACCGTTTCGTCCTTTCGAAAGGGCACGCGGCGCCCCTGCTCTATGCGGCCTGGGCGGAAGCCGGTCTGTTTCCCAAGTCGGACCTGCTGAAACTTCGTACGATTTCCTCCGACCTCGAAGGCCATCCGACTCCCCGCCTTCCCTTCGTGGACATGGCCACAGGGTCGTTGGGGCAGGGATTGCCGGCCGGTGTCGGTCTTGCCTTCAACGCGAAGTCCATCGACAAGACCGATTACCGTACCTACGTGTTGATGGGCGACGGAGAATCCGCCGAAGGCTCCGTGTGGGAAGCGGCGGAAGTCGCCCGCCACACCGCCTTGGACAACCTCTGCGCCATCGTCGATGTGAACCGGCTGGGGCAAAGCGATCCGACCATGCTGCAGCATGACATGGAGGCCTATCGCGCCCGATGGGCGGGGTTCGGCTGGCACGCCATCGTCGTGGACGGCCATGATGTCGGCGCCCTGCTGACGGCCTTCGACGAGGCGGCGCGCACCAAGGGTCGACCGACGGTCCTGTTGGCGAAGACCTTCAAGGGGCATGGCATCTCCTTTATCGAGGATCTTCCGGATTGGCATGGAAAACCTCTGAAGAAGGGCGAGGAAACTCAGAAAGCTCTGGATGAACTCACGCGCCAGTTGAAGCCCAATTCAACACAGCCGAAGATCCACCTGCCTACGGCAGGCAAGGCACCGGCGACTTCCAAGGGCACGATGGCCCCCGCGCCTTACAAGCTCGGCGATTCCGCCGCGACGCGGGAAGCCTTCGGAGTGGCGCTCCTGGCTCTGGGCGAAGCGAATCCGCTGGTGGTCGCCCTCGATGCCGACGTGAAGAACTCCACGTACAGCGATAAGTTCGGCAAACGGTTCCCCGACCGATTCCTCGAAAACTTTATCGCCGAACAAAATATGCTAGGCGCCGCCGCCGGCATCGCGGCTTGCGGCAAGATTCCTTTCGTCGCCACCTTTGCCGCATTCTTCACGCGGGCCTACGATTTCATCCGCATGGCCGCCATCAGCCAGTCGAACCTGAAGCTGGTCGGGACGCACGTCGGCGTCAGCATCGGGGAAGACGGCCCGTCGCAGATGGGGCTGGAGGATTTGGCCATGATGTCGACCCAGCCCGGGGTGACGGTGTTGTACCCGTCCGACGCCCTGTCGATGTACAAGCTGGTCGAAGCGGCCGCCGCCCATAAGGGAATGGTGTATCTGCGGGCCGGTCGTCCCAAGACACCGGTGATCTATGGTTCCGATGAAACGTTTCGCATCGGCGGATCGAAAGTGATCCGGCAAAGCGCGGCGGATCAGCTGACGATCGTTGCCGCAGGCGTCACTCTGTTCGAAGCCTTGAAGGCGCATGAGCAATTGAAGGCCGCAGGGATCGCGACGCGCGTCGTGGATCTGTACAGCATCGTGCCGGTGGATCGGCAGGCGTTGGTCGACTGCGCGAAGGCGACGGGCGGGCGCTTCTTGACCGTCGAGGATCACTACGCCCATGGCGGAATCGGCGACGTCGTGCTGAGTGCGCTGGCGTCGGAAGGCGTACGGGTTCGGAAGTTGGCGGTACGTGAGATTCCGCGCAGCGGAAAGCCGGAGGAACTCGTCGATCATTTCGGAATCGGAGTACGTTCGATTGTCGAAGCCGCCAAAGAAATCCTCCGCTGAACGGTCCGGCCAGGACGTTCCGGGCGGGCTGAACCAGATTCCCCTCCTCAACATCCTCAGCGCGAAGGATCGCCAGCAGGTCTTGGGCAACCTGACGGAAACCCGCTATGGGAGAGGGCAGTATATTTTTCGCGAAGGTGATCCCACCGAGTACTTCCATATCGTCAAAGAAGGCACGGTCAAGTGCGTCAAATCTTCCCTCGACGGGAAAGAATGCACGCTGAAGGTACTCATGCCGGGAGACTTGTTTTGCTGCGACGCCGCCACGTTCGACGGAGCCTGCCATCCGGGGACGGCTCAACCGATGGGTGAGGTCAGCGTGTTGCGGATGCGGAAAGAGGCCTACTTCGACATGTTGCGGCGTAACCCAGACGCTGCGATGGAAGTCATTCGTTATCTGGGCAATCGGCTCAACGAAGCGCAGGAGAAGGCCAAGATCCTCGCGCTTGACCGGGCAGATCAACGATTGGCCTCCTTGCTGGTGGGTCTGGCTGAGCGAACGGGCGTCAATGAACCGAACGGTATTCGAGTGGCCGTTCGCCTCACCCGCGAGGATATGGCGAATATGGTGGGGGTGACGACTGAAACCGCCATTCGGATCATGGCGCGGTTCAAGAAGGATCGTCTGGTGTCCGGGACCGCTGCGCGCCTCATCATTCGCGACCTCCACAAACTGAAATTGTTGGCTTCCACGTAATTTTTTTCACGACAAACCGACAATCTTCATAAAACATGACAATTGTCATGTTTTGTTGTCTGCGCCTCTCGTATGGTGCATCCTGACACAGCCCATTCGAGCGCTCCGAATGTGGAACGACGAGAGAGCAGCGCACAGCTAACTACAGGAGGCAGACATGCAACAGGGAGAAACGCAGCGGGTATCGGGACGCAGTCGGTGCAAGACGGCGTCCATTGCGGGGATAGCGTTGGGAGTGATCGCCGGCATGGCCGTCTCCGCTCACGCGAAGACGCATGACGTCAAAATGACGGCGGTGGAGACCGACATCGTGATCGACGGCAGCGGTGAACGATATGCCGCCTGGACGTTCAACGGACAATTTCCAGGACCGGTGGTGCGTGTCACGGAAGGCGATACCATCAATTTCACCTTGACGAATCCGGAGACCAACAAAAATCCTCATGCCATGGACTTTCATGCGGCGGAGATCGACTTCTTAAAGAACTATCGGGCGATCAACGCCGGTGAAACGATCAGCTTTACCTTCGTCGCCAAGAAGCCCGGAGTATTCTTTTACCATTGCGGGGCGCCGCCGATGATTCAACACGTGGCGCGCGGCATGTTCGGGGCGATCATCGTGGATCCGAAGGACGCCAAGGTGTGGCCGAAGGCGGATCGGGAATATGTGTTGGTCCAGTCCGAATACTATAAGAATCCCAACGATGTGCAGGCGATGTTCGACCGGAAGTACGATGGGGTCTTGTTCAACGGCGGTATCTTCAAGTACCACCCGTTCGTGACCGGCGGCGGTAAGTTGGATGCGAAGCCC
Proteins encoded in this region:
- a CDS encoding Dihydroorotase — encoded protein: MAILIQGGLVIDPGRFNGVADVLVENGKISAVVPALKAPAGTTVIQAAGRLVLPGFVDLHVHFREPGFEYKETIQSGTAAAVAGGFTSVCAMPNTNPVNDNQSITEFMLDRAKAADNAHLYPIGAITKGSEGKELAEIGDLRRAGCVAISDDGRPVMNSLVMRRAMEYARAFDMPVVDHCEDLHLSEGGCMNEGLVSTELGLPGIPSAAEDVMVARNVSLAELTGARLHLAHISTVGSVRMVREAKSRGLKVTAEACPHHFTLTEELTRGYNTHAKMNPPLRTWQDVQAIKEGLRDGTIDVIATDHAPHASQEKQQEFTEAPFGIVGLETALSLTLALVEEGVLTIESAVEKLATAPAKAFSLNAGTLAVGAPADLTIVDPQAQWEVDPSRFRSKSRNTPFAGWKVKGRVTTTIVSGRVVFELAQLDQRG
- a CDS encoding Aspartate carbamoyltransferase translates to MGLKRKDLLSLTLLSADDIRLILDTADSFKEVSGREIKKVPALRGKTVVNLFFEPSTRTRTSFELAAKRLSADVINFSPSSSSVVKGETLLDTARNIEAMQADIIVLRHSSAGAAETLARGVKASVINAGDGWHEHPTQALLDLYTIRGRGMDFAGLRVAIVGDVAHSRVARSNIYALTKLGAEVRVVGPPTMIPLHIDRLGVKVYYNLDEALRGVHVIMMLRLQLERQGRALFPTIREYAQQYGLTNERVKLAEPGAIVMHPGPINRGVEIAPDVADSLSSVILDQVANGVAVRMGILYLMSGTGA
- a CDS encoding Pyrimidine operon regulatory protein PyrR, with translation MTIESETGTRQERVVMDAGDIARALTRIAHEVLERNKGTKDLALVGIRTGGVHLAHRLVRRIHEIEGTQIPIGELDITLYRDDLSLRKDQPILRKTSVPFKISDLKVVLVDDVLFTGRTIRAAMDGLIDLGRPAEIQLAVLVDRGHRQLPIKANYIGKNIPTSRDEAIHVSLEENGEEDRVVILKA
- a CDS encoding Transketolase, encoding MTSSTVAATPELLTVLANKATQLRIDSVKATSEAGSGHPSSCCSAADIAAVLFFSVMRYDPKNPKLPNSDRFVLSKGHAAPLLYAAWAEAGLFPKSDLLKLRTISSDLEGHPTPRLPFVDMATGSLGQGLPAGVGLAFNAKSIDKTDYRTYVLMGDGESAEGSVWEAAEVARHTALDNLCAIVDVNRLGQSDPTMLQHDMEAYRARWAGFGWHAIVVDGHDVGALLTAFDEAARTKGRPTVLLAKTFKGHGISFIEDLPDWHGKPLKKGEETQKALDELTRQLKPNSTQPKIHLPTAGKAPATSKGTMAPAPYKLGDSAATREAFGVALLALGEANPLVVALDADVKNSTYSDKFGKRFPDRFLENFIAEQNMLGAAAGIAACGKIPFVATFAAFFTRAYDFIRMAAISQSNLKLVGTHVGVSIGEDGPSQMGLEDLAMMSTQPGVTVLYPSDALSMYKLVEAAAAHKGMVYLRAGRPKTPVIYGSDETFRIGGSKVIRQSAADQLTIVAAGVTLFEALKAHEQLKAAGIATRVVDLYSIVPVDRQALVDCAKATGGRFLTVEDHYAHGGIGDVVLSALASEGVRVRKLAVREIPRSGKPEELVDHFGIGVRSIVEAAKEILR
- a CDS encoding Transcriptional regulator, Crp/Fnr family — translated: MSKPPKKSSAERSGQDVPGGLNQIPLLNILSAKDRQQVLGNLTETRYGRGQYIFREGDPTEYFHIVKEGTVKCVKSSLDGKECTLKVLMPGDLFCCDAATFDGACHPGTAQPMGEVSVLRMRKEAYFDMLRRNPDAAMEVIRYLGNRLNEAQEKAKILALDRADQRLASLLVGLAERTGVNEPNGIRVAVRLTREDMANMVGVTTETAIRIMARFKKDRLVSGTAARLIIRDLHKLKLLAST
- a CDS encoding Copper-containing nitrite reductase, with amino-acid sequence MQQGETQRVSGRSRCKTASIAGIALGVIAGMAVSAHAKTHDVKMTAVETDIVIDGSGERYAAWTFNGQFPGPVVRVTEGDTINFTLTNPETNKNPHAMDFHAAEIDFLKNYRAINAGETISFTFVAKKPGVFFYHCGAPPMIQHVARGMFGAIIVDPKDAKVWPKADREYVLVQSEYYKNPNDVQAMFDRKYDGVLFNGGIFKYHPFVTGGGKLDAKPGERVRFYFVNAGPNEFSALHPIGEIWDNVYESGNPANNLKGVQTYVVGPGSAATFDIVAESAGAYPIVTHSLTGALRGAIAVLVAGPDAKPAPLMPMVPWEITVPETGITPPSGH